In Blautia sp. SC05B48, a single genomic region encodes these proteins:
- a CDS encoding peptidoglycan D,D-transpeptidase FtsI family protein, translating to MRTNKLKRSEKKRLKEEEREQRLREREIARLRRKKNRPLTFVSAFFILIFVSLIGYLVYFDAIKSEDFINSPYNTRQDTFSDRVVRGSIQSSDGEVLAQTNVYEDGTEERTYPFSNIFAHAVGYDTNGKSGLESEANFQLLTSHSFFLEQMKNEFLGKKNQGDTVISSLNADLQTTAYNSLGDRRGAVVVLEPSTGRILAMVSKPDFDPNTIAQNWDTLVNDESNSSLLNRATNGAYPPGSTFKIVTALDYFRQKGSLEGYSYLCQGSITVDDHTIQCYNGTVHGQEDFYSAFAHSCNCAFADMGLGLGGDTLKSTAEDLLFNRALPLNSYKTSRFTLDKDSPNALVMQTSIGQGNTLVSPMHMALITSAIANDGVLMKPTMIDKIVNNSGDMVRETEKTEYKRLMTRNEANILGKLMKNVVENGTASALNGRGYTVAGKTGSAEFDENGSSHSWFVGYSNVDDPDIAIAVIVENGGTGSEAAVPIAADVFDAYYFD from the coding sequence ATGAGGACGAACAAATTGAAACGCAGCGAAAAGAAACGATTGAAAGAAGAGGAAAGAGAGCAACGCCTGAGAGAAAGAGAAATCGCCAGACTCCGTAGAAAAAAGAACCGGCCTTTAACTTTTGTATCGGCCTTCTTTATATTGATCTTTGTCAGTCTGATCGGATATCTGGTCTATTTTGACGCCATAAAAAGCGAAGATTTTATCAACAGCCCGTACAACACCCGTCAGGATACATTTTCGGACCGGGTAGTACGTGGAAGCATCCAGTCTTCGGATGGTGAGGTCCTGGCACAGACCAATGTGTATGAAGATGGAACAGAAGAGAGAACGTATCCGTTTTCCAATATTTTTGCACATGCAGTAGGATATGATACCAATGGTAAGAGCGGTTTGGAATCTGAAGCAAATTTCCAGCTTCTCACCTCCCATTCATTTTTTCTGGAACAGATGAAAAATGAATTCCTGGGAAAAAAGAATCAGGGTGATACCGTGATCTCCAGTCTGAATGCAGATCTTCAGACAACGGCATACAATTCTCTGGGAGACCGGAGAGGAGCGGTAGTTGTACTGGAACCATCCACCGGACGTATCTTGGCTATGGTGAGCAAACCAGATTTTGATCCGAATACGATCGCACAGAACTGGGATACCCTTGTTAATGATGAAAGTAACAGCAGCCTTTTAAACCGTGCGACCAATGGAGCTTATCCGCCGGGATCAACATTTAAGATCGTCACGGCACTGGATTATTTCAGGCAAAAGGGATCACTGGAAGGATATTCCTATCTGTGTCAGGGAAGTATTACAGTGGATGACCACACGATCCAGTGTTACAATGGTACAGTACATGGACAGGAGGATTTTTATTCCGCTTTTGCACATTCCTGTAACTGTGCATTTGCAGATATGGGACTTGGTCTGGGAGGAGATACTCTGAAAAGTACTGCAGAGGATCTGCTCTTTAATAGGGCTCTTCCGCTGAATTCCTATAAAACCAGCCGCTTTACCCTTGATAAAGATTCTCCGAATGCACTTGTGATGCAGACCTCGATCGGTCAGGGTAACACTCTTGTTTCTCCGATGCATATGGCATTGATCACAAGTGCCATCGCCAATGATGGTGTACTGATGAAGCCAACGATGATCGATAAGATCGTGAATAATTCCGGTGATATGGTCAGAGAAACAGAAAAAACAGAATACAAACGTCTGATGACAAGAAATGAAGCCAATATCCTTGGAAAACTAATGAAAAATGTAGTTGAAAACGGTACGGCTTCTGCATTGAACGGGCGAGGATATACTGTTGCCGGAAAGACCGGTTCTGCGGAGTTTGATGAAAATGGCTCCAGTCATTCCTGGTTTGTGGGTTATTCTAATGTAGATGATCCGGATATCGCCATTGCAGTGATCGTGGAAAACGGCGGAACCGGAAGTGAAGCGGCAGTTCCCATTGCGGCAGATGTTTTTGATGCATATTATTTCGATTAA
- a CDS encoding NUDIX hydrolase has translation MIEATSCGGVVIHRGKILALYKSYRNRYEGWVLPKGTVEKGETFEQTALREVMEEAGVRASIVKYIGKSQYNFTVPEDVVMKEVHWYLMIADNYHSKPQREEYFVDSGYYKFHEIYHLLRFSNEKHIVEQAYQEYLEMRSEGVWAKQQKYF, from the coding sequence ATGATAGAAGCAACAAGCTGTGGCGGTGTGGTAATTCATCGGGGTAAGATCCTGGCATTGTATAAATCCTACAGGAATCGTTATGAAGGATGGGTGCTTCCCAAAGGAACTGTAGAAAAAGGAGAGACTTTTGAGCAGACTGCTTTGCGTGAAGTAATGGAAGAAGCAGGTGTTCGGGCCTCTATCGTGAAATATATCGGCAAGAGTCAGTATAATTTCACCGTTCCGGAGGATGTGGTAATGAAAGAGGTACACTGGTATCTCATGATAGCTGATAATTATCATAGCAAACCCCAGCGAGAGGAATATTTTGTAGATTCCGGATACTATAAGTTTCATGAAATCTATCATCTTCTCCGTTTTTCCAACGAGAAGCATATCGTGGAACAGGCCTATCAGGAGTATCTGGAAATGCGAAGTGAGGGCGTCTGGGCGAAACAGCAGAAGTATTTTTAA
- a CDS encoding DUF2953 domain-containing protein: MLHILWLIIKWILILLGILIGLIFLILLLLLFCPIRYRGKLKKDRTDSLREIHATGEVSWLLHIISAQVFWEQGVLKTKICFLGIPLEKLKNLFRKKREPRALSNSGNQNAKKQTESSRSHEKTSKSEQQNDAAELQMSEPQEDTVEDINEISEKVIMEPISISEEISEDEKKLRTKIADLILNIVGKIKTAVGKLIRIIHNFLGIPKRILKKIQSLALTIRNFCDKINWWKEFLDHPRIKEALSFLWKNAKKLIYHVLPTRITGKITFGNEDPAVTGMVLAVLGMTIPFHKNKIEAAPLFDNENVLEGEILLKGRIYGIVVLKTAAELYFNKNIKYVIHRWRHKEVKHGERE, encoded by the coding sequence ATGCTGCATATATTATGGCTGATAATAAAATGGATATTGATCCTTCTGGGGATCCTGATCGGGCTGATCTTTCTGATCCTGCTGCTTCTTTTGTTCTGTCCGATCAGATACAGAGGGAAATTAAAAAAAGACCGTACGGATAGTCTTCGTGAAATACATGCTACCGGTGAAGTGAGCTGGCTGCTTCATATAATATCTGCACAGGTATTCTGGGAGCAGGGCGTTCTGAAAACAAAAATATGTTTTTTAGGGATTCCGTTGGAAAAATTAAAAAATCTGTTTCGTAAAAAAAGGGAACCAAGAGCTCTTTCCAACTCCGGAAATCAAAATGCAAAAAAACAGACAGAGTCTTCCAGAAGCCATGAAAAGACATCAAAAAGCGAACAGCAGAACGATGCAGCAGAGTTACAAATGTCTGAGCCTCAGGAAGATACTGTTGAAGATATAAATGAAATTTCGGAAAAGGTAATAATGGAGCCGATATCGATTTCTGAAGAAATATCGGAAGATGAAAAGAAGCTTCGGACAAAGATTGCAGATTTAATTTTGAATATAGTGGGAAAAATAAAAACGGCAGTTGGAAAGCTGATCCGAATCATTCATAATTTTCTTGGAATCCCCAAAAGGATTCTGAAAAAAATTCAAAGTCTTGCATTAACAATCCGGAATTTCTGTGATAAGATAAACTGGTGGAAAGAATTTTTAGACCATCCCCGAATCAAAGAGGCTCTTTCCTTTCTGTGGAAAAATGCAAAAAAACTGATTTATCATGTGCTTCCGACAAGGATCACCGGAAAAATCACATTTGGCAATGAAGATCCGGCAGTTACAGGTATGGTATTGGCTGTATTAGGAATGACGATTCCTTTTCATAAAAACAAGATCGAAGCAGCGCCCCTTTTTGATAATGAAAATGTTCTTGAAGGAGAGATCCTGTTAAAGGGAAGGATTTACGGAATTGTAGTTCTCAAAACAGCAGCAGAGCTTTATTTCAATAAAAATATAAAATACGTCATCCACCGATGGAGACATAAGGAGGTAAAACATGGAGAAAGAGAATAA
- a CDS encoding GerW family sporulation protein, with amino-acid sequence MEKENNFKDTVNSLFKGMDGFVSAKTVVGDAIHVGDTIILPLVDVSFGVGAGAFEGDKKNNGGGGLAGKMSPCAVLVIQNGSTKLVNVKNQDGLTKVLDMVPDFVNRFAPGAGNAEDTDGKEE; translated from the coding sequence ATGGAGAAAGAGAATAATTTCAAAGATACCGTGAATTCATTATTTAAAGGAATGGATGGCTTTGTATCGGCCAAGACAGTGGTTGGCGATGCCATTCATGTAGGTGATACCATTATTCTTCCTCTGGTCGATGTATCTTTCGGCGTGGGAGCCGGAGCTTTTGAAGGGGATAAGAAGAACAACGGTGGCGGAGGTCTTGCCGGAAAGATGTCTCCCTGTGCAGTGCTTGTGATCCAGAATGGAAGCACCAAACTTGTAAACGTAAAAAATCAGGATGGTCTTACCAAAGTCCTGGATATGGTGCCGGATTTTGTGAACCGTTTTGCACCAGGTGCAGGCAATGCTGAGGATACAGACGGGAAAGAAGAGTAG